In Petrotoga miotherma DSM 10691, a genomic segment contains:
- a CDS encoding AAA family ATPase — MAIKRIRVRNFKSFKDLEVELGKFNLLIGANASGKSNFIRIFEFLRDIVKHGLDNAISMQGGSEYLRNISIGSSEDFSLEVVSDQEFRGLIRTKEKEPLGMTTYQTIYKFTINFNKTGLGFKIVEDKITQKCKFVRLERQKGKLQEKEELGEGEILFSNVEGKLKVDLKLTAELPITKDDIFPRILREEKLSPKTLLIESSLFPFIFPRSEAIFGSISIYDFDPKLPKKAVPITGKMELEENGENLAIVLKNILEDKEKERKLSNLVRDLLPFVNKLDIEKFADKSLLFKLEEVYAQKQYLPAPLISDGTINITALIIALYFEKKLLTIIEEPERNIHPSLISGVVQMLKEASQKKQIIVTTHNPEMVRHTDLKSILLISRDKEGFSTISRPVEKEEVKIFLQNEIGIEELYVQNLLEA, encoded by the coding sequence TAAGAGTAAGAAATTTCAAGAGTTTCAAAGATCTAGAAGTAGAATTAGGAAAGTTTAATCTTCTAATTGGTGCTAATGCTTCTGGAAAATCTAATTTTATACGGATCTTTGAGTTCTTAAGGGATATAGTAAAGCATGGGTTGGATAATGCAATTTCTATGCAAGGGGGCAGTGAATATCTCAGGAATATAAGTATCGGTTCGTCCGAGGATTTTTCATTGGAAGTCGTTTCTGATCAAGAGTTTAGAGGACTCATCAGAACGAAAGAAAAAGAACCACTAGGGATGACAACATACCAAACGATTTATAAGTTCACTATTAATTTTAATAAGACAGGATTGGGATTTAAAATTGTTGAGGACAAAATAACTCAGAAATGTAAATTCGTTAGATTAGAAAGGCAAAAGGGAAAGCTACAGGAAAAAGAAGAACTTGGGGAAGGTGAGATCCTTTTTTCCAACGTTGAGGGGAAACTTAAGGTCGACTTAAAGTTAACCGCTGAGTTACCGATAACAAAGGATGATATATTTCCACGAATCTTAAGAGAAGAAAAACTGTCACCCAAAACTCTTCTCATCGAATCTTCTTTATTCCCCTTTATATTTCCTCGATCGGAAGCAATTTTCGGGAGTATTTCAATATACGATTTTGACCCTAAGCTACCTAAAAAGGCAGTACCTATTACCGGAAAGATGGAATTGGAAGAGAACGGCGAGAATTTAGCCATCGTTCTCAAAAACATTTTGGAAGATAAGGAAAAGGAAAGGAAACTCTCTAATTTAGTAAGAGACCTTTTGCCTTTTGTAAATAAACTGGATATAGAGAAATTTGCTGACAAATCTTTACTTTTTAAATTGGAGGAAGTATATGCTCAAAAGCAATACTTGCCTGCTCCATTGATTTCTGACGGAACAATAAATATTACAGCCCTGATTATTGCCTTATATTTTGAAAAAAAATTACTAACTATAATTGAAGAACCTGAGAGAAATATTCACCCATCCCTTATTTCCGGCGTTGTGCAGATGTTGAAAGAGGCATCACAGAAGAAGCAAATTATTGTTACCACCCACAATCCGGAGATGGTGAGGCATACAGATTTAAAAAGCATTCTGCTTATCTCTCGAGATAAAGAAGGTTTTTCTACCATTTCCAGACCTGTTGAGAAAGAAGAGGTAAAAATATTTTTGCAAAATGAGATAGGAATTGAAGAACTCTATGTACAAAATCTCCTGGAGGCATAA